GCGGTTCATCCGGTGGCTGATCGATTACGCTTTTAGAGCAACCTCCGAAAACAGCCGAAAGCAAGACAAATAAAGCCAGAACCGTGAACAGCTTCTTTCTGTTAAGTTTCATCTGTTCCTCCGTATTAGTAAACATATCTGAATTTTGGCAGACGCTGGTAAGCCCAATGGAAGTATATAACAGCCGATTCGAGATCGCTCGTGGGAGGAGAAGTAATTATACTGTCAACCATGATTTTAGCGTACCTTCCTGAAGCGCTTTGCATCCAAACAATATCTTCATCCACCACTGGAGATTCATATAGCAGTTGATCTCCCATCGGGGCGATACGAAGATTGGCAAACGCAGTATCGCTGCCCACGTTCAGAACACCCGCCTGCTGTCCCCCTGAAAAAGGAGGCATAAAGGCTGATAAAATCTCTGTGAAAGCAAGAGCAGTATCGGTCACAATTGTTGTGTCGTTTGTAAGAGTGTCTATAGTGTAAACCAACGTGTCAATTCTGTTCAAAGAATCGCAGGGGTCGTAAAAATAAACTTCGGCAACGGTGTGGAGAGAGCTGTCTCCAAATCCGATGGTTTGAAAGTTTTCATCATTCCAAAAAGCGGCAAAACTGCCATCAAGGCCGTATGCTACGAGGCAAGATGATCCGGATAAAGCAATTGAGGAAGTCTGCCCTACAGTGTCTGTCTCCCAGACATTTCCGTCTGCTTGTTTTGAATACAAGACCGTGTATGTTCCCAGTTGTTCTGCTTGGGCTAAAGTCCAATTGTTGTTGAACGCAGTGTCGCCTCCAGAAACTTCATAGGAAGGGAACGTAGTGTCAACTATTGTATTTGACGAGCCATCTCTTAAAATGACCCTGTATCTTCTGGCAGTGGTGATGATATCCCATGTAAGTTTAACGCCGAGACCGTCTGTCGTTGTGCCCTGGGCGTTGAAATGATAATCGACCGTAACGACACCTTCATATCGCTTTCCTTCGTCGAGAGGAATTGTCGAACATCCGACAAATATTAACAACACAAGGAAAACGGCAGAGAGTATAAACCCCGTTTTTCTTACCATCAGCTTCCCTCCTTCCTAAAAGGCAAAATATATGTTTTGAAGCTCAAATTCATTTAATAAATAAAATTATCAGCAGATATATATAAAGTCAACTGAAATTTGACCTTTAAAACGACCGTTTAACCGGTGTTTATGAAATCTCTTGTTGTTCAATTCTATTCTGTGTGTTAAAACAGCAGAATGAAAATCAGCCTTGTCATACCTGTATTCAACGAATCACTGATTTTGGACAGGACAATTTCATGCGCGTCCGAATTTTTAGAAGCTTTTCCGGGCTCCGAAGCCGTATTCGTCGACGACGGCAGTTCAGACGGCACCTGTGAATTCCTCAGAAAAAAGTGCCCGGGAAAATTCTTTTCATTCAAAATAATAGCACACGAAAAAAATCAGGGTCAACACAGCGCCGTAATCACCGGAATGAAGAATTCTAAAGGAGATCTTATTCTCACGTCAGACGCCGATCTCCAGACTCCACTAGAAAACTTTCACTTTCTTATTCAATCCATGACAACCAAGGACAAGATAACCTCTGCTATTCGCAAAAAAAGGTCTGATCCTTTCATCCGAAGACTGTTCAGTTTCATCCTAAATGTTCAACTCTCATTGCGTTTCAAAAAAAAGATCGTGGATATCGGTTCCATGTTTAAATGCTACAAAAGAGAAGTTGTTGAAGAAATAATTCAGCACTCCGACAAAAACACATTTGTACCTGTTCTCGCACTTCAGTTGGGGTATTCAATAAAAGAAATACAAGTAGTTCAGGCAAAACCGATAAGAAAATCCCGTTACAGCACACCGAGACTGGTTTGGCTTTATCTGAAATTATCCCTAGAAACCGGAGTTTTCTGGCATATTTTACTTTTTGTACTCGCTGTTGTCTTCTCAATTATCATCTATGCTGCTTTAGTTCTATTATGAGTAAAAAATACATATATAGTTGTTATTTGTTTATTAAACACTATATATTCCTTTTAACAACATTTTCATACAGCAGGAGTTGATATGACAATACCAAGAAAAAGCCTCCGAATTTTGACCTTCGCCCTTTTGCTTTCGGTCAACCTGACTTTTTTGCTGACAACAATGGCGAAGGGTCTCACTTTTATTGATTCCGGAGAGCTGGCTTCCTGCGGTTTCCTCTATGGAGTTCCCCACCCTACCGGTTATCCCCTGTATTCAATTCTTATCAGACCTTTTATCGCTTTTATGTCTCTTTTCAAATTTGAACCCGTTTTTATATCGAATCTTTTCTCCGTTGTATGCGTTTCTATCGCCGGCGCTCTGATAGCATACAGCCTGCAAAAAAAAACCGGTTTTTTCCCAGCTCTTGCCTC
This portion of the candidate division WOR-3 bacterium genome encodes:
- a CDS encoding glycosyltransferase family 2 protein, which produces MKISLVIPVFNESLILDRTISCASEFLEAFPGSEAVFVDDGSSDGTCEFLRKKCPGKFFSFKIIAHEKNQGQHSAVITGMKNSKGDLILTSDADLQTPLENFHFLIQSMTTKDKITSAIRKKRSDPFIRRLFSFILNVQLSLRFKKKIVDIGSMFKCYKREVVEEIIQHSDKNTFVPVLALQLGYSIKEIQVVQAKPIRKSRYSTPRLVWLYLKLSLETGVFWHILLFVLAVVFSIIIYAALVLL